The Vibrio aerogenes nucleotide sequence CCGAAGCTGCACTTTTTCAGCCATTACTATGATTCCCCTGCCTACATTCAAGCGTTGGCCTCAAAAGTCAGGGAGTCGTGGAAACAGCATGGTAAAGGCGATTATTTATTGTGCTCATATCATGGCATTCCTCAGCGATATGCCGATAATGGTGATGTCTATCCGCAGCATTGTCAATCGACAACCCGTTTGTTAGCCGATGCATTGGGTCTGAATGAACAACAGATTGGTATGAGCTATCAATCACGTTTTGGCCGGGAAGAATGGTTGCAGCCTTATACTGATGAGACGCTGAAAAAATTGCCCGGAAAAGGGATCAGGAATATTGATATTATTGCACCGGCATTTTCTGTGGATTGTCTGGAAACACTGGAAGAAATTTCAGAAGAATGCCGACAGATTTTTGAAGAAGCCGGTGGAGAGGTGTTTACCTACATTCCCTGTCTGAACGATGATGATGAACATATTGAAATGATGTGTCAGGTGCTCGGCACAGAACAAGTGTAGGGGCGAAAATTGAAAAGGCATCTCAGATGTTTGCAGATGCCTTTCATCGTATTACGTGTTATGCAGGTACTTCTTCGGGAGTTGCATGTTTCAGGTACGCAGGTTGTTCTGCGCCGTGCATCCACTGAATCAGTTGGGATGAAAATAGTAAGAGGATGAGGCCACATACGGTTGCTGTTACGGCGATACCACCAAAAATAGCGAGTGCACCCAACTCACCTACATGCGCACCAATCAGGCCGGCAACGTAGTTTGCTATCGCATTAAATCCAAACCAGACCCCCATCATCAGTGAAGCCAGCCGGAGAGGTGCTAGTTTCGTTACCATAGATAAACCGATAGGGGATAAGCATAGTTCGCCGATTGTATGGAAGAAAAAGGCCCCAACTAACCAAAACATTGATGTTTTGACGGTTAAGTCACCCCCTTGTTCCAGTACTGCCCCCACCATACAAAGAAACCCTATTGCCAGAAAGAATAAACCAAAGGCAAATTTAACCGGAGAGTTGGGTTCCCGTTTTCCTAATTTTATCCAAAGTGCAGCTAATACCGGCGCGAGTGTGATAATAAAGAATGGGTTAAGCGACTGGAACCATGCTGCTGGTATTTCAAAATTACCCAGCATGCGATCAGTATATTTTTGAGTATAGATATTCATCAGTCCACCAGCCTGTTCAAATCCAGCCCAGAAAACTACAACAAATAACCCCATAATCAGAATGACTTTCAACCGGTCAATTTCCTGCTTACTTAAAGGCTGTTTGCTGGATGAATGTTTTTTATTCATGTCTCTCGCAGCCGCAGGGATCATGCCTATATTTCCCAGCAGCGATTTAGCAAAAATAATCTGAATGATAATGCTGATGACCATGCCTGTACCTGCTGCCGCAAAGCCCGCTTTCCAGCCATAACTTTCAGTCACAGATCCGGAGATGACTCCGGCAATTAGCGCGCCAAGATTGATTCCCATATAAAAAATGGTAAATGCACCATCACGGCGATGATCTCCTTCTTCATAAAGGTCACCAACCATTGTTGAAATATTCGGTTTAAACAGGCCGTTACCAGCAATTAAAAGTGCAAGTCCGAGATAAAAAGTCTGAGTTGTACCTAACCCCAGAGATTCATGAGGAAGAGCCAGTGTAAATTGCCCCGCAGCCATTAAAGCGCCACCGGCAAGAATCGACTTTCTCTGACCAAAATAGTTATCGGCCAGCCAGCCGCCAATCAGCGGAGTAATGTATACAAGACCGGTATATATGCCATACAAATCTAATGCTTCTTTTGTTGTCCAGCCCAGACCGCCATGCAAGGTTGTATCAGTGAGATATAAAACGAGAATGGCACGCATTGCATAATAAGAAAATCGTTCCCATAGCTCTGTACCGAAGAGCAGGAACAAACCTTTGGGATGACCCCAAAGCTGATGTTGGTTTGTCATATATTCTGTCTGTGATTTGTGTATAAGATGTTTATTTTACTTTAATAACATGTGTTAGGTAAATATTTTGACTTATGATCAAAGTCAAGAGTATTGTGTTTTTGGTTAATATTTGTCTGGTGACTTGGCCTGTTTTATCTTGAATTATTTTGTTGGCAGGGTGTTTTTTTGAGGAATATATTTTCTCCCGTTGGTTTCTGTTCCCGTCGGTTTCTATGGGTATGGATAAAAAAAAAGAGACACAATTATTTGTGTCTCTGCATTGCTTGCTTTGTGGTTTTCCGGTTTCATTTGACAGATACCGGAACAAACCCGTTTTAATAAGCGTCGTTGTGAACCATTTGAACTGCGCGACCTGATGGGTCAATACAGTTTTTAAATGATTCATCCCACTCAATAGCCTTTGCTGAAGAGCATGCAACTGATGGTCCTCCCGGTACACATTTCACTGCAGACTCCAGTGGGAACAGTTCTTCAAAAATTTCCCGGTAGACATAGCCTTCTTTTGTTGTCGGTGTGTTGTAAGGGAAACGGTATTGTGCTGTTTCCATCTGCTGATCCGTCACTTTTTCTTCTGCGACAGACTTGAGTGTATCGATCCAGCCATAACCGACACCATCAGAGAATTGTTCTTTTTGGCGCCAGGCAATTGAATCTGGTAAATAATGTTCAAAACATTCCCGTAAAATGTGTTTCTCCATTTTACCGTTTCCACACATTTTGTCAGCGGGATTCAGGCGCATAGCTACATCAATAAACTCTTTATCAAGGAATGGAACCCGACCTTCCACGCCCCAGGCTGCAAGAGATTTATTGGCACGTGCACAATCAAACATATTTAGTGCAAGCAGCTTGCGGACAGTTTCTTCATGAAACTCCTGCGCATTTGGCGCTTTGTGGAAATACAGATATCCACCAAAAATCTCATCAGCGCCTTCGCCGGAAAGCACCATTTTAATGCCCATCGCCTTGATTTTTCGCCCCATCAAAAACATCGGTGTTGATGCCCGAATTGTCGTTACATCATATGTTTCAATATGGTAGATAACGTCTCTGATCGCATCCAGTCCTTCCTGGACGGTATATGTCATCTCGTGATGTACGGTGCCGATTTTCTCAGCAACTTCTTTAGCTGCTTTGAGATCAGGAGCACCTTCAAGACCGATAGCAAATGAGTGTAACTGTGGCCACCATGCGGTTGATTGATCATCGTCCTCAACCCGAAGTGCTGCGTATTTTTTTGCAACAGCCGAAGTAATCGAAGAGTCCAGACCGCCTGAGAGTAAAACGCCATAAGGTACGTCTGTCATTAATTGTCGTTTTACAGCTGCTTCAAGAGCCTGAGTTAGTTCTTCTTTCGATGTTGTATTACCTTTAACGGCGTTATATTCATTCCAGTCACGGACGTAATATCTGACAGGCGTTTCGTCTGATGAGCTGTAGTGACAGCCCGGAGGAAATTCACTGATTGTTTTGCAAACAGGTACCAATGCCTTCATTTCAGAAGCAACATAGTAATTCCCATGCTCATCCAGTCCCTGATAGAGCGGAATGATGCCAATGTGATCCCGGCCGACCAGGTAGAGGTCTTTCTCTTCATCGTAAAGAACAAATGCAAAAATGCCGTTGAGTTCTTCAAGCAGTTCCACGCCAAGATCCTGATAGAGAGCCAGAATGACTTCACAGTCAGAATCTGTTTGAAAATCGTATTTATCTTCGTAACGGGCACGGAGTTCTTTGTGGTTATATATTTCTCCGTTCACAGCCAGTATGTGTTTTTTATCCGGACTAAAGAGGGGTTGAGCACCACTGTTAAGACCAACAATAGCCAATCTTTCGTGAGCCAGTATCGCTTTATCAGATGCATAAATTCCTGACCAGTCGGGGCCCCGGTGGCGAAGTTTTTTAGACATTTCAAGTGCAACCGGACGTAGTTTCGATGCATCGCTTTTAATATCCAGAATACCGAAAATAGAACACATACTCATTCCTTAATAAATTTTTTATTTGTAGTTAATTTGCCAGTATTCCTTAAAAAAACAACCCATTTTTAATTGTTCTGATAAAAACAACCCTTGGCTGGTGGATTTAATTTAAAATAAATGCCAATAAGTTGAATAAAATTCATTTCCTGGTGTGTTTTTATTCGGGTTATGGCTGACTGCACATAGTTTACATAGCATGTATATACTCTGTATATGAAGAGACAGTGACTTGCTAACACGATAAAAGATATGATCTTTTATCGTGTTTGGTTTATTTTTCGAGTAACTTCTGAAGCAGAACACCATTAAGCATGGCTCGTTTAATCATCGCGAAAGCAGCTATTGTCGGTTGCTTATAGACTTGAGAAGCAACAATCGGTAGCTTCTGATGGAATGCTTTTAAGGATTGGTTTTGAACGTTTCTTTCAATGGCAGGAAAAATCAGTTCCTGAGCTGTTGTCACATGTCCTGCAATCACAATCTTTTGTGGATTAAACAGGTTGACAGTGATCGCTACTGCCTTGCCCAGGTAGTTGCCTACTTTGATCAGTGTCTGTCGTGCGAGCTCATCTCCCTGGTTGGCATGGGTACAAATATCTTCAATAGTCATATTCTGTAACTCATTCAATGTCGACTGATAGCCCTGACTTAATAAGTGGTTGACACGTTTTACAATGGCCGGGTTAGAAGCAACAGTTTCAAGACATCCGAAGTTGCCGCATTGACACTGAGAACCCAGTGGATCAATCTGAATATGACCAATTTCACCCACGTTGCGGTTATAGCCAAGAAAAATTCGTCCGTTGACTATCATACCCGCACCGGTTCCGCGTCCGACACTAATCAATATTGAATCCTGGCAGTCCTGACTGGCCCCCAGATAATGTTCAGCAAGGGCTAAACCCCGAATATCGTTGCCGATAAAGCATTCAACACCAAAATGTTCTTTAATGATGTCCCCAAGTGCGAGTGCGTCTACATCAACGTTGTGCATGTACTCAACAACGCCTGTTTCCGGATTAACCAGTCCCGGGAGCACAATACCAATCGCTATGAACTGCTCAATCAGCTGTTTTTTATCGTCAATAAACTGCTGAATATAACGAATCAGACCATCAAGAAGTTCGCTTTGATGCTGATAATCAAACTCATGGTATTCAGAAGTCAGTTCTTTACCACTTAAATCATATAAACTAATCTGGATATAGTCCCGGCCTAAACGTACTGAAACCGAATGAAAAGGAACGACTTCTGTTTCAAGAGAAATTGCTCTGCGGCCACCAGTTGAGGCTTGCTGCGCGACTTCTTTAATTAAGCCTTTTTCCAATAGCTGGCGCGTTATTTTCGTCACGCTGGCGGGAGCCAGCTGACTGATTTCTGCAACCTGAATACGGGAAATAGGACCTTGCTGGTCAATGAGTCGATACACGGCTGCACTATTGAGTTGTTTGACTAAATCTACATTACCTTTTTGCGTATCATTCATGACTAATTATGTCCGTGTTTTTTCAATATTAATGTCAGTCTTTGTATTAAAGAGAATGTACCACAAAACAGAGAATCGGGTCATTCAACGTTTTACAGGTAATAACCTGAAGGGGCAGCTTTGAGTTCTGAGCCGGAAACAATCGAGCAAAAAGAAGGGGCAAACAAAACTGTGCTGGTTGTATCTTTATGTGACACATGCCGGTAATATACTGTGATGTTGGTAAAAATAAAGCGATCCCTGTTTCCGTCACCTGTAGCTGTGGTTCTGGTCACTAATTATATGGAAATTATAGTTTAATCCGCTTTGCAGCATGTTTGTTTCGATAAAAATGATCAATCGCATGAAATAATCGCAAGAAAAATAGTCTTTGTATTGTTTCTTTTATGAGAATTGTGGATGATTAGTCACTGCATGTAAGGATTATGATTGGATTTGCTGTGTTTTTGACCGGCAAGACAAGGCATTAAGAATACTAAATAATTTTGTTGAGGTGTTATAGATGAGTGAAGCTGAGGCTCGTCCATCGAATTTTATCCGCCAAATCATTGAGAAAGATTTAGCTGAAGGTAAACATACCAGTGTACAGACTCGTTTTCCCCCGGAACCAAATGGTTATCTTCACATTGGGCACGCGAAGTCAATTTGTCTGAATTTTGGTGTTGCTCAAGATTATCAGGGGCAGTGCAATTTGCGTTTTGATGATACTAATCCGGAAAAAGAAGATCTTGAGTATGTTGATTCAATAAAAACTGATGTTCAGTGGTTGGGTTTTCAGTGGGCCGGAGATGTGCATTACTCTTCTGACTACTTCGATGAATTATATGGTTATGCAGTTGAATTGATCGAAAAAGGATTAGCTTACGTTGAAGAGTTAACGCCTGAGCAAATCCGGGAATACCGTGGGACTCTGACACAGCCGGGAAAAGAAAGTCCCTATCGTGACCGTAGCATCGAGGAAAACCTTGCTCTGTTCGAGAAAATGCGCAATGGGGAATTTAAAGAAGGCGAAGCCTGCCTGCGTGCTAAGATTGATATGGCATCCTCATTTATGGTCCTGCGCGATCCTGTGTTATATCGGGTACGCTTTGCTCATCACCATCAGACAGGTGATAAGTGGTGTATTTATCCAATGTACGATTTTACCCATTGTATATCGGATGCTCTGGAAAATATTACGCACTCTTTGTGTACTCTTGAATTTCAGGACAACCGGCGTTTGTACGATTGGGTGTTAGACAACATCAGTATACCGTGCCATCCCCGGCAATATGAATTCAGCCGTTTGAACCTTGAATATACGGTGATGTCGAAACGGAAACTCAATCAACTGGTGACAGAAAAGTTAGTTGAAGGGTGGAATGACCCACGTATGCCAACAATTTCAGGGCTACGTCGCAGAGGGTTTACGGCTGCGTCAATTCGGGAATTTTGTAAAAGAATCGGTGTAACCAAGCAAGAAAATATGATTGAGTTCGGGTCTTTGGAGTCTTGTATTCGTGACGATCTGAATGAAAATGCACCAAGAGCCATGGCTGTCATCGATCCGGTTAAAGTGATTATTGAGAACTTTGAGGCATCGCAGACAGAAGTTCTGAATCTTGCAAATCATCCTAATAAGCCAGAAATGGGAACCCGGGAAGTACCTTTCACCCGTGAAATATGGATTGAACGTGAGGACTTCCGTGAAGAAGCGAATAAAAAATACAAGCGTTTGGTTCTTGGAAAAGAGGTTCGGCTCAGAGGTGCTTATGTGATTAAAGCTGAGCGGATTGAAAAAGATGAACAAGGTCAGATTTCAACGATTTATTGTTCCTATGATCCTGAAACTTTGGGTAAAAACCCTGCTGATGGACGGAAAGTTAAGGGAGTGATTCACTGGGTATCTGTAGATAAAGGATTACCCGCTGAAATCAGGTTATATGATCGGTTGTTTTCTGTGCCAAACCCGGCAGCTTCTGATGACTTTCTCAGTACAATAAATTCCGAATCTTTGGTATGCAAAAAAGGGTTTGTTGAAGCCAGCCTTGCAGAAGCTCAGCCAGAAACTGGTTATCAGTTTGAGCGTATGGGGTATTTTTGTGCGGATAATCAGGACTCTTCATCGGATGCTCTGGTCTTCAATCGAACTGTTGGATTGAGAGATACATGGGCAAAAATTGAAGCCTCTTAGCAAGTTAGGGTAAAAAGCCAGCAAAATGCTGGCTTTTTTATACACTATATCTGTATGTGATTGCATTTTATATTGATATTTCACATAAAAAATGTGTGAGGTTGAGGCAATTATTGTGGGCTAAACGTTTTTTTTGTCTATCTCCTATAGTTTTGCTGGTGTAATCCGATATAGTTAACAGATTATTAAATTCATTATTACCTGAGCACGTAGCTGAGCTTTATATGCGTCAATTTTTTAACCCTCTGTTGTTATCTGTATTAATAACAGTTGTGACTCACATTTCTTTCGTTAGTGCAGAGAGTATTCGTCTGGTTGGACCTACAGGCGAAGTTCGTTCTTCACCACAACTTAGTGGTATCGTCAAAGCTGATTCACTTCCTGAGTCATCGACTGGCGAGCCTTCATCTCTTTATGGCCCAACTTCAGGAAAGGAAACGCTTTGGTCGATAGCTTCGAAGCTCAGACCTTCGAATCAAGTCACTGTCCAGCAGACATTACTTGCAATTTATCAGCTGAATCCGCAATCATTTGAATTGCAGAATATTCATAAGTTAATCCCGGGAAGTATGCTTAGGGTACCCTCGCTTGCACAAGTCAGTCGTTTAAAGAAAGATGAAGCGATGAGAGTAATGGCGGAGCATCAGCGTCGACTTAATGGCGTTGTTGGACAACCTCAAAGTCCTGTCAGAACCGTGTCGGCTCCTGCTGATTCAGCAGAATCATCCCCACGCTCATCCCGAATTAATATTCAGCGGCAACCAGAAGCACAAAAACCAACGTCTGATCCGAAGATCGACAAGCAGGTAGTATCTGTTCCTGAGGCTGTGAGTAAAATTACAGAAGCGCCCAAAGCTGATCAATCACCTGAAGAAAAATTGCCTGTTCTTTCCCTTGCTCAAACAGAGACGGCATCATCTGGCTCTGAACTCCAGGCTTTGGAAGAGAAAAATCATCACTTAACAATGATGTTATCTAAAGTTCAGACTGAAGTGACTGATCTGAAAAGTGAATTGGGAGACAAAGATAAGATTCGTTCAGAAGTAGAAAAACTTCTTGCTGCAGAACGGAAAAAAAGGGATGAGAAGCTGCGTTTAGATCCGACACCATTGGATTTACTGCTTGCGAATGGTTGGCTGGTTGCGGCATTGACCCTGATTCCGGGAGGATTAATTGCTTTTGCACTGGCGATGTTCCTTGGCCGGCGTTCATCTGCAGCAGAAGATGAATCCACAAACCTTTCTCCGGCTACTGCTGAAGTAGATGATGAAGCTGTCAGTATTGGTGAAGCCAATATGGAAGATAGTGGAGAAGAGCTTGATGAACTGATGTTGGATGATGATCTGTTCAGTGGAGGCGCAGATAAAGATGAAGATGATGAATCCGAGATAGATGAAAATGACGTTTTCGCCGAGCTGGAAGATGTTGATCTTGACTTAGACGATGATTCTGAAGAAGACCTGTTTGCGGGTATCGATGATGATGGTGATCTGGTTGATACTGATTTGGATGATTTATCGTCCGGTTCCAGTGATATTAGTGTCAACGGCGAAGATAAGGCAGTTGGTCTTGAAGAGATGGAAAAAGCGTTGGATGACGCTTCATTATCTTCAGATTTAGATGATGATTTTGATCTGTCAGATTCTGGTGACGCAATTTCTCAGGATGAAATTGAGACGTTACTGGATGAAGACGGCCCATCTGAAGAGTTGGGTGCAGATTCAGTTGATCAGGGCATGCTGGATGATTTGTTATCCGATACTGAAATGGATGACTTCCTTGATGAAGAGCCCTCCTCTGAACATGATGATCTTGATAACGACTTAGATCTTTTACTAAATGAAGATTCTGACGATCAGTCAGCGATTGATTTTCTTGACTCTGAAGAAGAAAGTACAGAGCTTTTGGATGAACTTCTTGAGGAAGAGGACGTCGTCACAGATCTCTCTGATGAAAGTACAGAATTGCTTGATGAGTTGATTGATGAAAACTCAGAGGTCGCTCAGAAATCAGAACCGATGGATTGGGATCAAGAGCTTGATGAACTGACAGGCGACGACACTCCTGATGAGGACATAGATTTCTCCGGAGCTGATACCTTAGATGAATTATTAGAAGAAAGTGAGTTGCCTGCTGGCAGCGATTTCGAAGAAGACAGCGCTGATTTACTTGATGAATTTATTGATGCTGATGATTCTTCGGCGACTGACGATATTGTCGATTTTGATACCCAAGATGATGTTGATGATTTATTAGAAGAATCTCCGATTGATGACGGTACAGAGCTGTTTGATGAGTTGTTAGAGATTGAGCGTGATACGGAAAACTCAAACCTCGATGATGAAGATTTCAATCGCGAAGATTTTATTGATGATTTGATTAGTTCCGCACCAGACGCTGATCCTCTGTTGGATGAGACCGGACCGGAGGATGAAAAAGCTGAATCCGGGGATAATCTGAAACAGCGCGAAAGCGTTGTTGAAAACGAATTTGGCATACCACAAGACTCTGACTGGTTAGTTGATGAGGATGAGGAAGAATCTGGTGATGATAGTGGATTTGAATTACCAGATTTTGATGAAGCCGAAGCGTTGGCTGAAGTAGAAGATTTATCTGATTTTCTTGATGAAACAGTTCATCCGGAATCAGACATTGAGCAGGAACCCACTCAGGCAAAGTCACATACAGCTAATGATGATCTTGATTTATCCGACTCTGATAAATCAACAGACACATTAGCTGGTGAAACAGAAAATTTAGATTTACCGACAGAGTCTGCTGCAGATGAGTGGTCTGATGAACTATCTGATGATGAATTTGAGTCAAAGATAACGGAAAGCGATGCCGATCTGTTGGATGAATTGGATGATCTGGATGTTTCGGACTTAGACGATTTGACGACTGAGCTGGAAGATGAATCTGTCACTGAACCGGAATCAGCGCAGGCTGAAGCTGAGTTAACGGAAACCGAAGCTGAAGAAGAGATTGCGCAAGAAAGCGATGCCGATCTGTTTGATGAGTTGGATGATCTGGATGTTTCGGACTTAGACGATCTGACGACTGAGCTGGAAGATGAATCTGTCATTGAACCGGAATCAGAGCAGGCTGAAGCTGAGTTAACGGAAACCGAAGCTGAAGAAGAGATTGCGCAAGAAAGCGATGCCGATCTGTTTGATGAGTTGGATGATCTGGATGTTTCGGACTTAGACGATTTGACGACTGAGCCGGAAGATGAATCTGTCATTGAACCGGAATCAGAGCAGGCTGAAGCTGAGTTGACAGAAACCGCAGCTGGAGAAGAGATTGCACAAGAAAGCGATGCCGATCTGTTTGATGAGTTGGATGATCTGGATGTTTCGGACTTAGACGATCTGACGACTGAGCTGGAAGACGAACCTGCCATTGAGCCGGCATCAGAGCAGGCTGAAGCTGAGTTGACAGAAACCGCAGCTGAAGAAGAGATTGCACAAGAAAGCGATGCCGATCTGTTTGATGAGTTGGATGATCTGGATGTTTCGGACTTAGACGATCTGACGACCGAGCTGGAAGATGAATCTGTCATTGAACCGGAATCAGAGCAGGCTGAAGCTGAGTTGACAGAAACCGCAGCTGAAGAAGAGATTGGACAAGAAAGCGATGTCGATCTGTTGGATGATCTGGATGTTTCTGATTTAGACGATCTGACAACCGAGCTGGAAGATGAATCTGTCATTGAACCGGAATCAGAGCAGGCTGAAGCTGAGTTGACAGAAACCGCAGCTGAAGAAGAGATTGCACAAGAAAGCGATGCCGATCTGTTTGATGAGTTGGATGATCTGGATGT carries:
- the hemH gene encoding ferrochelatase is translated as MKNNSKQGILLVNLGTPDAPTASAVKRFLSEFLHDRRVVDLTRWIWCPVLHWIILPRRSPKVAKLYQSIWMEDGSPLMVFSRSQAEKLQEKTGIPVTFGMSYGSPSIQDGISSLIHQGVTEIAVLPLYPQYSGTTTGSVFDRVSQSIRAVSVIPKLHFFSHYYDSPAYIQALASKVRESWKQHGKGDYLLCSYHGIPQRYADNGDVYPQHCQSTTRLLADALGLNEQQIGMSYQSRFGREEWLQPYTDETLKKLPGKGIRNIDIIAPAFSVDCLETLEEISEECRQIFEEAGGEVFTYIPCLNDDDEHIEMMCQVLGTEQV
- a CDS encoding peptide MFS transporter is translated as MTNQHQLWGHPKGLFLLFGTELWERFSYYAMRAILVLYLTDTTLHGGLGWTTKEALDLYGIYTGLVYITPLIGGWLADNYFGQRKSILAGGALMAAGQFTLALPHESLGLGTTQTFYLGLALLIAGNGLFKPNISTMVGDLYEEGDHRRDGAFTIFYMGINLGALIAGVISGSVTESYGWKAGFAAAGTGMVISIIIQIIFAKSLLGNIGMIPAAARDMNKKHSSSKQPLSKQEIDRLKVILIMGLFVVVFWAGFEQAGGLMNIYTQKYTDRMLGNFEIPAAWFQSLNPFFIITLAPVLAALWIKLGKREPNSPVKFAFGLFFLAIGFLCMVGAVLEQGGDLTVKTSMFWLVGAFFFHTIGELCLSPIGLSMVTKLAPLRLASLMMGVWFGFNAIANYVAGLIGAHVGELGALAIFGGIAVTATVCGLILLLFSSQLIQWMHGAEQPAYLKHATPEEVPA
- the asnB gene encoding asparagine synthase B — encoded protein: MCSIFGILDIKSDASKLRPVALEMSKKLRHRGPDWSGIYASDKAILAHERLAIVGLNSGAQPLFSPDKKHILAVNGEIYNHKELRARYEDKYDFQTDSDCEVILALYQDLGVELLEELNGIFAFVLYDEEKDLYLVGRDHIGIIPLYQGLDEHGNYYVASEMKALVPVCKTISEFPPGCHYSSSDETPVRYYVRDWNEYNAVKGNTTSKEELTQALEAAVKRQLMTDVPYGVLLSGGLDSSITSAVAKKYAALRVEDDDQSTAWWPQLHSFAIGLEGAPDLKAAKEVAEKIGTVHHEMTYTVQEGLDAIRDVIYHIETYDVTTIRASTPMFLMGRKIKAMGIKMVLSGEGADEIFGGYLYFHKAPNAQEFHEETVRKLLALNMFDCARANKSLAAWGVEGRVPFLDKEFIDVAMRLNPADKMCGNGKMEKHILRECFEHYLPDSIAWRQKEQFSDGVGYGWIDTLKSVAEEKVTDQQMETAQYRFPYNTPTTKEGYVYREIFEELFPLESAVKCVPGGPSVACSSAKAIEWDESFKNCIDPSGRAVQMVHNDAY
- the nagC gene encoding DNA-binding transcriptional regulator NagC; the protein is MNDTQKGNVDLVKQLNSAAVYRLIDQQGPISRIQVAEISQLAPASVTKITRQLLEKGLIKEVAQQASTGGRRAISLETEVVPFHSVSVRLGRDYIQISLYDLSGKELTSEYHEFDYQHQSELLDGLIRYIQQFIDDKKQLIEQFIAIGIVLPGLVNPETGVVEYMHNVDVDALALGDIIKEHFGVECFIGNDIRGLALAEHYLGASQDCQDSILISVGRGTGAGMIVNGRIFLGYNRNVGEIGHIQIDPLGSQCQCGNFGCLETVASNPAIVKRVNHLLSQGYQSTLNELQNMTIEDICTHANQGDELARQTLIKVGNYLGKAVAITVNLFNPQKIVIAGHVTTAQELIFPAIERNVQNQSLKAFHQKLPIVASQVYKQPTIAAFAMIKRAMLNGVLLQKLLEK
- the glnS gene encoding glutamine--tRNA ligase — protein: MSEAEARPSNFIRQIIEKDLAEGKHTSVQTRFPPEPNGYLHIGHAKSICLNFGVAQDYQGQCNLRFDDTNPEKEDLEYVDSIKTDVQWLGFQWAGDVHYSSDYFDELYGYAVELIEKGLAYVEELTPEQIREYRGTLTQPGKESPYRDRSIEENLALFEKMRNGEFKEGEACLRAKIDMASSFMVLRDPVLYRVRFAHHHQTGDKWCIYPMYDFTHCISDALENITHSLCTLEFQDNRRLYDWVLDNISIPCHPRQYEFSRLNLEYTVMSKRKLNQLVTEKLVEGWNDPRMPTISGLRRRGFTAASIREFCKRIGVTKQENMIEFGSLESCIRDDLNENAPRAMAVIDPVKVIIENFEASQTEVLNLANHPNKPEMGTREVPFTREIWIEREDFREEANKKYKRLVLGKEVRLRGAYVIKAERIEKDEQGQISTIYCSYDPETLGKNPADGRKVKGVIHWVSVDKGLPAEIRLYDRLFSVPNPAASDDFLSTINSESLVCKKGFVEASLAEAQPETGYQFERMGYFCADNQDSSSDALVFNRTVGLRDTWAKIEAS
- a CDS encoding FimV/HubP family polar landmark protein, whose product is MRQFFNPLLLSVLITVVTHISFVSAESIRLVGPTGEVRSSPQLSGIVKADSLPESSTGEPSSLYGPTSGKETLWSIASKLRPSNQVTVQQTLLAIYQLNPQSFELQNIHKLIPGSMLRVPSLAQVSRLKKDEAMRVMAEHQRRLNGVVGQPQSPVRTVSAPADSAESSPRSSRINIQRQPEAQKPTSDPKIDKQVVSVPEAVSKITEAPKADQSPEEKLPVLSLAQTETASSGSELQALEEKNHHLTMMLSKVQTEVTDLKSELGDKDKIRSEVEKLLAAERKKRDEKLRLDPTPLDLLLANGWLVAALTLIPGGLIAFALAMFLGRRSSAAEDESTNLSPATAEVDDEAVSIGEANMEDSGEELDELMLDDDLFSGGADKDEDDESEIDENDVFAELEDVDLDLDDDSEEDLFAGIDDDGDLVDTDLDDLSSGSSDISVNGEDKAVGLEEMEKALDDASLSSDLDDDFDLSDSGDAISQDEIETLLDEDGPSEELGADSVDQGMLDDLLSDTEMDDFLDEEPSSEHDDLDNDLDLLLNEDSDDQSAIDFLDSEEESTELLDELLEEEDVVTDLSDESTELLDELIDENSEVAQKSEPMDWDQELDELTGDDTPDEDIDFSGADTLDELLEESELPAGSDFEEDSADLLDEFIDADDSSATDDIVDFDTQDDVDDLLEESPIDDGTELFDELLEIERDTENSNLDDEDFNREDFIDDLISSAPDADPLLDETGPEDEKAESGDNLKQRESVVENEFGIPQDSDWLVDEDEEESGDDSGFELPDFDEAEALAEVEDLSDFLDETVHPESDIEQEPTQAKSHTANDDLDLSDSDKSTDTLAGETENLDLPTESAADEWSDELSDDEFESKITESDADLLDELDDLDVSDLDDLTTELEDESVTEPESAQAEAELTETEAEEEIAQESDADLFDELDDLDVSDLDDLTTELEDESVIEPESEQAEAELTETEAEEEIAQESDADLFDELDDLDVSDLDDLTTEPEDESVIEPESEQAEAELTETAAGEEIAQESDADLFDELDDLDVSDLDDLTTELEDEPAIEPASEQAEAELTETAAEEEIAQESDADLFDELDDLDVSDLDDLTTELEDESVIEPESEQAEAELTETAAEEEIGQESDVDLLDDLDVSDLDDLTTELEDESVIEPESEQAEAELTETAAEEEIAQESDADLFDELDDLDVSDLDDLTTELEDEPAIEPESEQAEAELTETAAEEEIGQEESDADLFDELDEVDFDVQPAEEAEEDAPAEMTEAPADEIESEPEVPDEALADIPEIEDEATLFDELDEVDFDVQPAEEAEEDVPAEMTEAPADEIESETEVPDEALADIPEIEDEATLFDELDEVDFDVQPAEEAEEDVPAELMEAPADEIESEPEVPDEALADIPEIEDDEALFDELDEVDFDAQPAEEDVPAEMTEAPADEIESEPEVPDEALAEIPEIEDEAALFDELDEVDFDVQPAEEDVPAEMTETQADEIESEPEEPDEALADIPEIEDEAALFDELDEVDFDAPSAEEDVPAEMTEAPADEIESEPEVPDEALAEIPEIEDEAALFDELDEVDFDVQPAEEAEEDVPAEMTEALADEIESEPEEPDEALADIPEIEDEATLFDEEDQENVILSDDELPDFGEEEALEAFSSQDESEPVAFEENSFIDDVDLPEFDEKDALSLLSEDEGGPDLPEKESQLPESDGADFVSSVQPGTSDTAYQSQAAVDVETAEQDIPAADFDEETLHQLLTEDDTGTSGSFTFDPNMDEDTMFSAGMDIESMLDMGGEDWKGFKLSPEQQASISEDVPEDQKDIWRDDLQVHEPQADLENWAVQDDLAEDGSERHLSIDELMAQVDAEGGEFDDADFKLDVGLNEFPDVIGEVENIDVDNNSEAAGKLDLAKIYIEMNDNKGAIKLLEQAIVDGNDDIRRAAKQLIDGLNGKR